A window of the Acanthochromis polyacanthus isolate Apoly-LR-REF ecotype Palm Island chromosome 10, KAUST_Apoly_ChrSc, whole genome shotgun sequence genome harbors these coding sequences:
- the rnf130 gene encoding E3 ubiquitin-protein ligase RNF130, which produces MMSPKWTRLPILSVLVLVLIPACPVSAARSDRTMVSEEYVGATVNATVLDGRGNTVHMMSSDEGTYGQNSPKVDTRGVVIAPAPHHGVVDRQGCDPSTRFLVPPRNVHWVALLQRGNCTFKEKILKAAAYNATAVLIYNNSTDKTVKMGHEGTGDTVAVMITEAYGKEILAHLERNLTVLVSVVVGQRGPTKNINRGSLVFVSISFIVLMIISSAWLIFYFIQKIRYTSARDRSQRRLGDAAKKAIGKLTTRTVKKGDKETDPDFNHCAVCIEAYQLNDVVRILPCKHVFHKVCVDPWLNEHCTCPMCKLNILKALGIMTSLPCVDSVVLDVERLGVSQASGSQRAPLGDSSQPSISLEPLSPPHPEATPRTPADITIAVTSGGHFFNRNSMSPRSVVCEMELPDIQASLDLYDDNKS; this is translated from the exons ATGATGTCCCCGAAGTGGACCCGGCTCCCCATCCTGTCGGTCCTGGTGCTGGTCCTGATTCCAGCCTGCCCTGTGTCAGCAGCCCGCTCTGACAGGACCATGGTATCAGAGGAGTATGTGGGCGCCACAGTGAACGCCACGGTGTTGGACGGACGAGGAAACACCGTCCACATGATGAGCAGCGATGAGGGGACGTATGGACAGAACTCCCCAAAGGTGGACACCAGGGGCGTCGTCATCGCACCTGCACCACATCATGGAG TGGTGGACCGACAGGGCTGCGACCCCAGCACCCGTTTCCTGGTTCCTCCCCGGAACGTCCACTGGGTGGCGCTTCTGCAGAGAGGCAACTGCACCTTTAAAGAGAAGATCCTGAAGGCGGCCGCCTACAATGCCACGGCTGTCCTCATCTACAACAACTCCACCGACAAGACCGTCAAGATGGGACACGAAG GTACTGGTGACACAGTTGCAGTGATGATCACCGAGGCATACGGTAAGGAGATCCTGGCTCACCTGGAGCGGAACCTGACGGTCCTGGTCTCTGTGGTAGTGGGTCAACGTGGTCCCACCAAAAACATCAACCGAGGCTCGCTGGTCTTCGTCTCCATCTCCTTCATCGTCCTCATGATCATCTCGTCAGCCTGGCTCATCTTCTACTTCATCCAGAAGATCCGCTATACCAGCGCCCGCGACCGCAGCCAG CGTCGTCTCGGCGATGCAGCAAAGAAAGCTATCGGAAAGTTGACCACAAGGACGGTGAAGAAAGGAGACAAG GAAACTGATCCAGACTTCAACCACTGTGCGGTGTGTATCGAAGCGTACCAGCTGAATGATGTGGTCCGAATCTTGCCCTGCAA ACACGTCTTCCATAAAGTGTGTGTGGACCCCTGGCTGAACGAACACTGCACCTGTCCAATGTGCAAACTGAACATCCTCAAAGCTCTGGGAATCATG ACCAGTCTTCCTTGTGTGGACAGCGTGGTATTGGATGTGGAGCGTCTGGGTGTCAGTCAGGCATCTGGCAGCCAGAGGGCACCCCTGGGTGACAGCAGCCAGCCATCTATCAGCCTGGAGCCGCTCAGCCCCCCTCACCCTGAGGCCACGCCCAGAACACCTGCAGACATCACCATCGCTGTGACCA
- the mrnip gene encoding MRN complex-interacting protein has protein sequence MSIMVLEFHVIRCFSCQSFQVQQVKKANKWSCKLCGEKQSLLKEYGRGSGADCRRHVQKLNAMRGAMMEEQEGNTWSLWEQQVEAEEQKQGEDQVTQTQVSRWTKYLDTPKEAEEEEPEWNVLMDRHQLHGNNMTDRDYSVSKRKRMEKTDSQEDSCSPHQPTYPKRKPGRPSTTNSPPSQKVTSLPSVSSGMASRCARFLSTGCQVQVAKGLSGGGWSQCIGGATAMSCPDLAQPRPPLPVSSMFESGDDFSFDDDDFLTCQRV, from the exons ATGTCCATCATGGTTCTGGAGTTCCATGTCATCAGGTGTTTCTCCTGTCAGAGCTTCCAGGTGCAACAG GTGAAAAAGGCCAACAAGTGGAGCTGTAAATTGTGTGGAGAGAAACAGTCGCTGCTGAAG gAGTATGGGCGGGGCTCCGGGGCAGACTGCAGACGCCACGTTCAGAAACTGAACGCAATGAGGGGAGCCATGATGGAGGAGCAGGAGGGCAACACCTGGTCGCTATG GGAGCAGCAGGTGGAGGCAGAGGAGCAGAAGCAGGGAGAAGACCAG GTGACACAGACTCAGGTAAGCCGCTGGACCAAATACCTGGACACACCtaaggaggcggaggaggaagAGCCTGAGTGGAATGTTCTGATGGACAGGCATCAGCTCCATGGCAACAACATGACTGACAG AGACTATTCTGTCAGCAAGAGAAAGAGAATGGAGAAGACAGACAGTCAGGAGGACAGCTGCTCACCTCACCAG CCAACCTATCCGAAGAGGAAACCTGGAAGACCTTCAACCACAAATAGTCCTCCCAGTCAGAAGGTCACCAGTCTTCCCAGTGTGAGCAGTGGTATGGCCTCCAGGTGTGCTCGTTTCCTCAGTACTGGTTGTCAGGTTCAGGTGGCGAAGGGATTGTCTGGGGGTGGCTGGAGCCAATGTATAGGTGGAGCCACTGCTATGTCCTGCCCTGACCTTGCCCAGCCCCGCCCCCCGCTTCCTGTTTCCTCCATGTTTGAGAGTGGCGACGACTTCAGCTTTGACGACGATGACTTTCTGACGTGCCAGAGGGTGTAA